One Mycolicibacterium pulveris genomic region harbors:
- a CDS encoding DNA polymerase III subunits gamma/tau produces MALYRKYRPATFAEVVGQEHVTEPLCTALAAGRINHAYLFSGPRGCGKTSSARILARSLNCEQGPTPTPCGVCDSCVALAPNGPGSVDVVELDAASHGGVDDTRELRDRAFYAPAQSRFRIFIVDEAHMVTTAGFNALLKIVEEPPEHLIFVFATTEPEKVLPTIRSRTHHYPFRLLAPRIMRGLIERICEQEQVEVDDAVYPLVIRAGGGSPRDTLSVLDQLLAGSASGESGSHITYSRALALLGATDVALIDVAVDALAAGDAAALFGAVEGVIDAGHDPRRFASDLLERFRDLIVLQAVPDAVARGVVDGPEDVLDRMREQAERIGTATLTRYAEVVHAGLGEMRGATAPRLLLEVVCARLLLPSASDTESALLQRVERIEKRLDVSVPASDAASSAAPKQFVRKSHATPPASTPEPAPERAAAPPPPPTPEPAPEPTAEPASPPPVRPPSDPVVEAPPPAAGGLDAAAVRRVWTTVREKVRNLRRPTDVMLDGATVLAVEGDTLVLGHPSAPLAKRLVEQRNSEIIREALKDVLGVDWRIRCEAGAAAPAPAAAQPDPASPSSPPPPNDDEESMLAEAGSDTAETPRRDPEEAALELLQNELGARRIDG; encoded by the coding sequence GTGGCGCTCTACCGCAAGTACCGGCCCGCGACCTTCGCCGAGGTCGTCGGCCAGGAGCACGTCACCGAGCCGCTGTGCACCGCGCTGGCGGCCGGCCGGATCAACCACGCCTATCTCTTCTCCGGGCCGCGGGGCTGCGGCAAGACGTCTTCGGCGCGCATCCTGGCCCGCTCGCTGAACTGCGAGCAGGGACCGACGCCGACCCCGTGCGGGGTGTGCGACTCGTGCGTGGCGCTGGCGCCGAACGGACCCGGCAGCGTCGACGTCGTCGAACTCGACGCGGCCAGCCACGGCGGCGTCGACGACACCCGCGAGCTACGCGACCGCGCGTTCTACGCCCCGGCCCAGTCGCGCTTTCGCATCTTCATCGTCGACGAGGCGCACATGGTCACCACCGCGGGCTTCAACGCGCTGCTGAAGATCGTCGAAGAGCCGCCCGAGCACCTGATCTTCGTGTTCGCCACCACCGAGCCGGAGAAGGTGCTGCCGACCATCCGGTCGCGCACCCACCATTATCCGTTCCGCCTGTTGGCGCCGCGGATCATGCGCGGGTTGATCGAGCGCATCTGCGAACAAGAGCAGGTCGAGGTCGACGACGCGGTCTATCCGCTGGTCATCAGGGCCGGCGGCGGCTCACCGCGCGACACCCTCTCGGTGCTGGACCAGCTGCTGGCCGGGTCCGCGTCGGGTGAGTCGGGCAGCCACATCACCTACTCGCGGGCGCTGGCGCTGCTGGGCGCGACGGACGTGGCGCTCATCGACGTCGCGGTCGACGCGTTGGCGGCCGGGGACGCCGCGGCGCTGTTCGGCGCCGTCGAAGGGGTGATCGACGCGGGCCACGATCCGCGCCGCTTCGCCAGCGATCTGCTGGAACGCTTCCGCGATCTGATCGTGTTGCAGGCCGTACCCGACGCGGTGGCCCGCGGGGTGGTCGACGGGCCCGAGGATGTGCTGGACCGGATGCGCGAGCAGGCCGAGCGCATCGGCACCGCGACACTGACCCGCTACGCCGAGGTGGTGCATGCCGGGCTGGGGGAGATGCGCGGTGCCACCGCCCCGCGGCTGCTGCTGGAGGTGGTGTGCGCGCGGCTGCTGCTGCCGTCGGCCAGCGACACGGAATCGGCTCTGCTGCAACGCGTCGAGCGCATCGAGAAGCGGCTGGACGTCTCGGTACCGGCATCGGACGCGGCGAGTTCGGCGGCGCCCAAGCAGTTCGTGCGCAAGAGCCACGCGACACCGCCCGCGTCGACGCCCGAACCCGCGCCGGAGCGCGCCGCCGCGCCCCCGCCCCCGCCGACGCCGGAGCCCGCGCCCGAGCCCACCGCCGAGCCCGCGTCGCCGCCGCCGGTGCGGCCGCCGTCAGACCCGGTCGTGGAGGCCCCGCCGCCCGCGGCAGGCGGCCTGGACGCCGCCGCGGTGCGTCGGGTGTGGACGACGGTGCGGGAGAAGGTGCGCAACCTTCGGCGCCCGACCGACGTCATGCTCGACGGCGCCACGGTGCTCGCCGTCGAAGGCGACACCCTGGTCCTCGGCCACCCGTCCGCGCCGCTGGCGAAACGCCTTGTCGAGCAACGCAATTCCGAGATCATTCGGGAAGCCCTCAAAGACGTCCTCGGCGTGGACTGGAGGATCCGCTGCGAAGCGGGCGCCGCGGCTCCCGCGCCGGCCGCGGCCCAGCCCGATCCCGCGTCGCCGTCGTCGCCGCCGCCACCGAACGACGACGAGGAGAGCATGCTGGCCGAGGCCGGCAGCGACACCGCCGAGACCCCCCGTCGCGACCCCGAGGAAGCCGCGCTGGAACTGCTGCAGAACGAACTGGGCGCGCGCCGTATCGACGGTTAG
- a CDS encoding NAD-binding protein, whose protein sequence is MKLADGGYRVLAVDFDPHQVRSNARQGVSAMFGSAEDIHVLDALPLHEANYVISAIPELESNREQGPKPPTY, encoded by the coding sequence CTGAAGCTCGCCGACGGCGGATACCGAGTTCTCGCAGTGGACTTCGACCCGCACCAGGTCAGATCCAACGCCCGCCAGGGAGTCAGCGCGATGTTCGGCAGTGCTGAAGACATTCACGTGCTCGACGCACTACCACTGCACGAAGCCAACTACGTCATCAGTGCAATACCCGAACTCGAGAGCAATCGCGAGCAGGGACCAAAGCCCCCCACGTATTGA